The following proteins come from a genomic window of Varunaivibrio sulfuroxidans:
- a CDS encoding ABC transporter permease subunit codes for MPDTAGDTPNAPRARRGVLRALIERHGRKGAIAVPYLWLVVFFLVPFLIVAKISLSEVRIAIPPYGPLLDVVNGAVVGIRANFNNYTALVGDALYWKSYLSSLEIASLSTLLTLLVGYPIAYAMARAPRNRRAVLLMMVILPFWSSFLIRVYAWIGILKDEGYLNHLLLGLGIIHQPLNILHTYSAVYIGIVYSYLPFMVLPLYANLEKMDWSLLEAAADLGCAPLKAFWKITVPLSMPGIVAGCFLVFIPAVGEFVIPDLLGGSSTLMIGKTLWVEFFNNRNWPLASAVAIVLLLFLVGPILLFQRLQARHAERNG; via the coding sequence ATGCCCGACACAGCCGGCGATACACCGAACGCCCCGCGCGCAAGGAGAGGCGTTCTGCGGGCGCTGATCGAGCGTCACGGTCGCAAGGGGGCGATCGCCGTGCCCTATTTGTGGTTGGTGGTGTTTTTCCTGGTGCCGTTCCTGATCGTCGCCAAGATCAGCCTGTCCGAGGTGCGCATCGCCATTCCGCCCTACGGCCCGCTGTTGGACGTGGTCAACGGCGCGGTCGTCGGTATCAGGGCGAATTTCAACAACTACACGGCGTTGGTCGGCGATGCCCTGTATTGGAAATCGTACCTGAGCAGCTTGGAAATCGCGTCGTTGTCAACGCTCCTCACCCTGCTGGTCGGCTATCCGATCGCCTACGCCATGGCGCGGGCGCCCCGCAATCGCCGCGCGGTGTTGTTGATGATGGTGATTTTGCCGTTTTGGTCGTCGTTCCTGATCCGCGTCTATGCCTGGATCGGAATCTTAAAGGACGAAGGGTATCTCAATCACCTTTTGTTGGGATTGGGGATCATCCATCAACCGCTCAATATTCTGCATACCTATAGCGCGGTTTATATCGGTATCGTTTATTCCTATCTTCCCTTCATGGTGTTGCCGCTTTACGCCAATCTGGAAAAAATGGATTGGTCGTTGTTGGAGGCGGCGGCCGATTTGGGCTGTGCGCCGCTCAAGGCGTTTTGGAAAATTACCGTCCCGCTCTCGATGCCGGGTATCGTCGCAGGCTGCTTTTTGGTGTTCATCCCCGCCGTGGGCGAATTCGTCATCCCCGATTTGTTGGGCGGCTCGTCAACGTTGATGATCGGCAAGACGCTGTGGGTCGAATTTTTCAACAACCGCAACTGGCCCTTGGCGTCCGCCGTTGCGATCGTGCTGCTGTTGTTTCTGGTTGGGCCGATCCTTTTGTTCCAGCGCCTCCAGGCGCGCCACGCGGAACGCAACGGTTGA
- a CDS encoding ABC transporter permease subunit yields the protein MRKGLTAFNYISLILGFSFLYIPIILLIIFSFNESRLVTVWAGFSTKWYGALARNQSILDAAVVTLKVALMSSTLAVVLGTMAGFSLSRFRRFKGRTLFSAMIFAPLVMPDVIIGLSLLLMFVAMGIDRGIVTITLAHATFSMCYVAVIIQSRLSSFDRSIEEAAMDLGCPPLKTFFLITLPVIMPAVVSGWLLSFTLSLDDLVIASFTTGPGATTLPMRIYSQVRLGVTPQINAVSTILIGIVAVGVLIASILNRRQEMQRMRNERMAADNA from the coding sequence ATGCGCAAAGGCTTGACGGCATTTAATTATATTTCGCTCATCTTGGGTTTTTCTTTCCTCTATATCCCGATTATCCTGCTGATCATTTTCAGCTTTAACGAATCGCGCCTGGTGACGGTTTGGGCGGGTTTCTCCACCAAATGGTATGGCGCGTTGGCGCGCAATCAATCCATTCTCGACGCCGCCGTGGTGACGCTGAAAGTGGCCTTGATGTCGTCCACTCTGGCGGTCGTGTTGGGCACTATGGCCGGATTTTCACTGTCGCGCTTTCGCCGTTTCAAGGGGCGTACGTTGTTTAGCGCCATGATTTTCGCCCCTCTGGTGATGCCGGACGTCATCATCGGACTTTCGCTGTTGTTGATGTTCGTGGCGATGGGGATCGACCGGGGCATCGTCACCATCACCCTGGCGCACGCGACGTTTTCGATGTGCTATGTCGCCGTGATTATTCAGTCGCGGCTGTCCTCGTTCGACCGTTCGATCGAGGAGGCGGCGATGGACTTGGGCTGTCCGCCGCTAAAAACCTTTTTCCTGATCACGCTGCCGGTGATCATGCCGGCGGTGGTTTCGGGTTGGCTGCTGTCGTTCACTCTGTCGCTGGACGATCTGGTGATCGCCAGTTTCACTACCGGTCCCGGGGCGACCACCTTGCCGATGCGGATTTACAGTCAGGTGCGCCTGGGCGTGACGCCGCAAATCAACGCCGTTTCGACGATTTTGATCGGCATCGTCGCCGTCGGCGTGCTGATCGCCTCGATCCTGAACCGCCGCCAAGAAATGCAGCGCATGCGCAATGAACGCATGGCCGCCGATAACGCCTAA
- a CDS encoding glutamine synthetase family protein, producing MTATPKTLLMEEFHSFFERHPDIEYLDAITFDMNGIVRGKRYPRRDCLHLYEKGMQLPYSVMALDIRGNSSGAGGVGFGDGDPDGVLTPVPGTLATIPWADVPMAQAMFTYLRANGPDAMLEPRNILKSVEERLNADGIFPVAALELEFYLIDRERTRDGRPQAPISPATGERDTATQVYGMAEMDSYGAILRDIENACEEQNVPAYTATAEYAPGQFEVNLMHTDSAVAAADHASLLTRVVMAVAERHGMRATFMAKPFTDMAGNGMHIHLSLLDEAGRNLFDAGDDNPFGSDTLRHAIGGLKETLVQSMAVFAPNRNAFRRFRPNLYVPISATWGVNNRSLAFRIPAGDGASRRIEHRVAGADANPYLALAAVMAGAHHGIKDTIDPGRPDTGNASAEFGEGMPHTIDEALSATAEGAILKDYFGERYVEVYTLTKKAELDSYREHISGLEYDWYL from the coding sequence ATGACCGCGACACCGAAGACCTTACTGATGGAAGAATTCCATAGCTTTTTTGAACGTCATCCGGATATCGAATATCTCGACGCCATTACCTTCGACATGAATGGAATCGTGCGCGGAAAGCGGTATCCACGCCGCGACTGCCTGCATTTGTACGAGAAAGGCATGCAACTTCCCTATTCGGTGATGGCGCTGGATATTCGGGGCAATTCGTCCGGCGCGGGCGGCGTCGGTTTTGGCGACGGCGACCCGGACGGGGTGTTGACCCCGGTGCCGGGCACACTGGCCACGATCCCTTGGGCCGACGTGCCGATGGCTCAGGCAATGTTCACCTATCTGCGCGCCAACGGTCCCGACGCCATGCTTGAGCCGCGCAATATTCTCAAATCGGTCGAGGAGAGGCTCAACGCCGACGGTATTTTCCCGGTCGCCGCGTTGGAGTTGGAATTTTACCTGATTGACCGCGAGCGGACCCGCGACGGCCGCCCGCAGGCGCCGATTTCCCCGGCGACCGGCGAACGGGATACCGCGACCCAAGTCTACGGCATGGCCGAAATGGACAGTTACGGCGCGATCCTGCGCGACATCGAGAACGCCTGCGAGGAACAGAACGTCCCCGCCTATACGGCCACGGCGGAATATGCGCCGGGACAGTTCGAGGTCAACTTGATGCACACCGACAGCGCCGTCGCCGCCGCCGACCATGCTTCGTTGCTGACCCGCGTGGTGATGGCGGTCGCCGAGCGTCACGGTATGCGCGCCACCTTTATGGCCAAGCCCTTTACCGATATGGCGGGCAACGGCATGCATATTCACCTCAGCCTATTGGACGAGGCGGGGCGCAACCTGTTCGACGCCGGCGACGACAATCCTTTTGGTTCCGATACCCTGCGCCACGCCATTGGCGGCTTGAAGGAAACCCTGGTTCAGTCGATGGCCGTGTTCGCGCCCAACCGCAACGCCTTTCGCCGCTTTCGGCCTAATCTTTACGTGCCGATCAGCGCCACTTGGGGGGTCAACAATCGCTCCTTGGCGTTTCGCATCCCGGCGGGCGACGGCGCGTCGCGACGGATCGAACACCGGGTCGCGGGGGCCGACGCCAACCCCTATCTCGCCCTGGCGGCGGTAATGGCGGGTGCGCATCACGGCATCAAGGACACGATCGATCCGGGTCGGCCCGACACCGGCAACGCCAGCGCCGAGTTCGGCGAGGGCATGCCCCATACCATCGACGAGGCCTTGTCCGCCACGGCGGAGGGGGCGATCCTCAAGGACTATTTCGGAGAACGTTATGTCGAGGTCTATACCCTGACCAAAAAGGCCGAATTGGACAGCTACCGCGAACACATTTCCGGGCTTGAATACGATTGGTATCTGTAA
- a CDS encoding Dyp-type peroxidase, with product MLAQEGIFAPTQPHQYALEYDRSGEADEATVFAALAALEAALSSARERKTGAVIAFGLNFYRAHAAAPAPEKGGAFAPILGTDGKSAPATQHDLLVWLQGPSRDVVFDAAKAIDAALDGAFRRALEVSGFVYHDSRDLTGFVDGSANPEGDLRVETALVPKDAPGGEGAFMITQKWVHHLSPFEALPVDEQERVIGRTKPDSIEFEGDAMPENAHVARADVDVDGAPQRLFRRSFPYGTLGEHGLYFLAFSADPDRFDLILRRMYGATADGTVDRLLDFSTPHSGSYWFAPSAPDLAALIARAD from the coding sequence ATGCTTGCGCAGGAAGGAATTTTCGCCCCCACGCAACCGCATCAATATGCGTTGGAGTACGATCGCTCCGGCGAGGCCGACGAAGCGACCGTTTTCGCGGCCTTGGCGGCCTTGGAAGCGGCGCTTTCCTCCGCCCGGGAACGGAAAACCGGCGCCGTGATCGCGTTCGGTCTGAATTTTTATCGCGCTCACGCCGCCGCCCCCGCGCCCGAAAAAGGCGGCGCCTTCGCGCCGATTTTGGGGACCGACGGAAAATCCGCGCCGGCGACCCAGCACGATCTTCTGGTCTGGTTGCAAGGACCGTCGCGCGATGTCGTTTTCGACGCCGCCAAGGCGATCGATGCGGCGCTCGACGGCGCGTTCCGCCGGGCGTTGGAGGTGTCGGGCTTCGTCTACCACGACAGCCGCGACCTGACCGGGTTCGTCGATGGTTCGGCCAACCCGGAGGGGGATTTGCGGGTCGAGACCGCCCTTGTCCCCAAGGATGCGCCGGGCGGCGAGGGTGCGTTTATGATAACCCAGAAGTGGGTCCATCATTTATCCCCGTTCGAGGCCCTGCCTGTCGATGAACAAGAGCGCGTGATCGGACGCACCAAGCCCGACAGCATCGAATTCGAGGGCGATGCGATGCCCGAAAACGCCCACGTCGCCCGCGCCGACGTCGATGTTGACGGTGCGCCGCAGCGCCTTTTTCGGCGCAGCTTTCCTTACGGAACTCTGGGAGAGCACGGCCTTTATTTCCTCGCCTTCAGCGCCGATCCCGACCGCTTCGATCTGATTTTGCGGCGCATGTACGGGGCGACGGCGGACGGAACCGTCGATCGGCTTTTGGATTTTTCGACGCCCCATAGCGGGTCGTACTGGTTCGCGCCGTCGGCGCCCGACCTCGCCGCGTTGATCGCGCGGGCGGATTGA
- the aguB gene encoding N-carbamoylputrescine amidase, translated as MSASAAKSPPNTITVAATQMACGEDGGQNLDNAETLVRDAAERGANIVLLQELFETPYFCKTQEPRHFARARPFTDNPTLARFAALAQELGVVLPISFFEKSGPAYFNSLAMIDADGGILGLYRKSHIPQGPGYQEKYYFSPGDTGFRVFATRFGAVGCAICWDQWFPEAARAMVLGGAEVLLYPTAIGSEPQAPEIDSQAHWRRAMQGHAAANMVPVIASNRIGAETAGDTTLTFYGSSFIADGTGAIVAEAGRTERAVITATFERDRLQRERASWGLLRDRRADLYGPLMGMGEEAPG; from the coding sequence ATGAGCGCGTCAGCCGCGAAAAGCCCCCCCAACACGATCACCGTCGCCGCCACCCAAATGGCCTGTGGCGAGGACGGCGGGCAAAACCTGGATAACGCCGAGACCCTGGTGCGCGATGCTGCCGAACGCGGGGCGAACATCGTCCTGTTGCAGGAACTGTTCGAGACCCCCTATTTCTGCAAGACGCAGGAGCCGCGCCACTTCGCCCGCGCCCGCCCGTTTACGGACAACCCGACGCTCGCGCGCTTCGCCGCCCTGGCGCAAGAACTGGGCGTGGTGCTGCCGATCAGCTTTTTCGAAAAATCCGGCCCCGCCTACTTCAATTCTCTGGCCATGATCGACGCCGACGGCGGGATCCTCGGCCTGTATCGCAAATCGCACATTCCCCAGGGACCGGGCTATCAGGAAAAATATTATTTCAGCCCCGGCGACACCGGGTTTCGGGTCTTCGCCACCCGCTTCGGGGCCGTCGGCTGCGCCATTTGCTGGGATCAGTGGTTTCCCGAAGCGGCGCGGGCGATGGTCCTGGGCGGCGCCGAGGTGTTGCTCTATCCCACCGCGATCGGATCGGAACCGCAGGCCCCAGAAATCGATTCGCAAGCGCACTGGCGGCGCGCCATGCAAGGCCACGCGGCGGCCAACATGGTCCCGGTGATCGCATCCAACAGGATCGGCGCGGAAACGGCGGGGGACACCACCTTGACGTTTTATGGATCGTCCTTCATCGCCGACGGAACGGGGGCGATTGTCGCCGAGGCCGGACGCACGGAGCGCGCCGTCATCACCGCCACTTTCGAGCGGGACCGGCTTCAACGTGAACGTGCGTCGTGGGGTCTGCTGCGCGACCGCCGGGCCGACCTTTACGGTCCCCTGATGGGAATGGGCGAGGAAGCGCCGGGGTAA
- a CDS encoding agmatine deiminase family protein — protein sequence MTTPTESGYVMPAEWREHRRCWMAWPTRAALWGGRIEAARAAYGEVARTIARFEPVTMVVPPAEAAQAHAVLGPEIDILCAPIDDSWIRDSGPTFVIDGNGGLAGVDWRFNGWGGKYRPHDKDAAVAEIILKTEDIPRFAAPLILEGGSIAVDGEGTVLTTRECLLNPNRNPDLDQDEIARHLKDYLGVRKVIWLDHGVFNDETDGHVDNLACFHAPGKVLICTCDPDDGENYDRLSRNIDTLSRETDAQGRPLEITPVPLPTPMFGDDEQRLAASYINFYVANGAVIMPGFGCPEDAKARAIIAAAFPEREVIQLCAAALTILHGGGNIHCITQQQPVP from the coding sequence ATGACGACCCCCACGGAATCGGGCTATGTCATGCCCGCCGAATGGCGCGAACATCGGCGCTGCTGGATGGCGTGGCCGACCCGCGCCGCTTTGTGGGGGGGGCGCATCGAAGCCGCGCGCGCGGCCTATGGCGAGGTCGCACGCACGATCGCCCGGTTCGAACCTGTGACCATGGTCGTCCCTCCGGCCGAGGCGGCCCAGGCACACGCCGTGCTCGGACCGGAAATCGATATTCTCTGCGCGCCGATCGACGATTCGTGGATTCGCGACAGCGGCCCCACCTTCGTCATTGACGGAAACGGCGGCCTCGCCGGCGTCGATTGGCGCTTCAACGGCTGGGGCGGCAAATACCGGCCTCATGACAAAGATGCCGCCGTCGCCGAGATTATTCTCAAGACCGAGGATATTCCCCGCTTCGCAGCGCCCCTGATCCTGGAGGGCGGGTCGATCGCGGTCGATGGCGAGGGCACGGTGCTGACCACCCGCGAATGCCTACTCAACCCCAACCGCAATCCCGACCTCGATCAAGATGAGATCGCGCGCCATCTCAAGGATTACCTGGGGGTGCGAAAGGTGATCTGGCTCGATCACGGCGTCTTCAACGACGAAACCGACGGCCATGTCGATAACCTGGCCTGCTTTCATGCCCCGGGCAAGGTGCTGATTTGCACGTGCGACCCCGATGACGGCGAAAACTATGACCGCCTTTCGCGCAATATCGACACCCTGAGCCGCGAAACCGACGCCCAAGGACGACCTCTCGAAATTACCCCGGTGCCCCTGCCCACGCCGATGTTCGGCGATGACGAGCAGCGCCTCGCCGCGTCGTACATCAATTTTTACGTCGCCAACGGAGCCGTCATCATGCCCGGCTTCGGCTGCCCCGAAGACGCCAAGGCCAGGGCCATTATCGCCGCCGCCTTCCCCGAACGCGAGGTCATCCAACTGTGCGCCGCCGCCCTCACCATTTTGCACGGCGGCGGCAACATCCACTGTATCACCCAGCAACAGCCGGTTCCCTGA
- a CDS encoding aldehyde dehydrogenase — protein MSSPRTFEDYSQRAQALSLPSKLFIDGRYRDAVSGKTFPCVNPGTGKVIAEIAEGDDADVELAVAAARRAFNAGHWSRMAPKERKKILIRLADLIEKHGEELAILETIDMGKPIGDSLSVDIPSSANAIRWNGEACDKIYDEIAPTGPGALGAVTREAIGVVGAVVPWNFPLLMAMWKLGPALAGGNSVVLKPAEQSPLTALRIGELAMEAGLPEGVLNVVSGFGPTAGRALGLHDDVDCIAFTGSGEVGKLFLQYAGQSNMKRVWLECGGKSPNIVFADCDDLDNAARQAAIGIFYNQGEVCTAASRLLVQDTIKDAFMEKVLATAQAMHPGDPLDPATRMGAMVEEGHMKRVLDYIEIGKDEGARLLCGGERVLHNSGGFYIAPTVFDNVVNTMRIAREEIFGPVLSTLTFRDEEEALAIANDTTFGLAAGLWTSNLKRAHAVARRLRAGSVWVNCWDGGDMTMPFGGYKQSGNGRDKSLHALDKYTEIKATWFDFGEG, from the coding sequence ATGTCAAGCCCGCGCACCTTCGAAGATTACAGCCAACGCGCCCAGGCGCTTTCCTTGCCGTCGAAATTGTTCATCGACGGGCGCTACCGGGACGCCGTCTCGGGCAAGACGTTTCCCTGCGTCAACCCCGGAACCGGAAAAGTCATCGCCGAGATCGCCGAAGGGGACGACGCCGACGTCGAGCTTGCCGTCGCCGCCGCCCGGCGCGCCTTTAATGCCGGCCACTGGTCCCGCATGGCCCCCAAGGAACGTAAAAAAATCTTGATCCGTCTCGCCGATTTGATCGAAAAGCATGGCGAAGAACTGGCGATCTTGGAGACCATCGACATGGGCAAGCCGATCGGCGACAGCCTGAGCGTCGATATCCCGTCCTCGGCCAACGCCATCCGCTGGAACGGCGAGGCGTGCGATAAAATTTACGACGAAATCGCCCCTACCGGCCCCGGCGCTCTGGGCGCCGTCACCCGCGAGGCGATCGGCGTCGTCGGCGCGGTGGTGCCCTGGAATTTCCCCCTTCTGATGGCGATGTGGAAGCTGGGACCCGCCCTCGCGGGGGGAAACTCGGTCGTCCTTAAGCCCGCCGAACAATCCCCCCTGACGGCCCTGCGCATCGGTGAACTGGCGATGGAGGCGGGACTGCCCGAGGGCGTCCTCAACGTGGTTTCCGGCTTCGGCCCCACCGCGGGGCGCGCCTTAGGTCTGCACGACGACGTCGATTGCATCGCCTTCACCGGCTCGGGCGAGGTCGGCAAGCTGTTCTTGCAATACGCCGGACAGTCGAACATGAAGCGGGTTTGGCTGGAATGCGGCGGCAAGTCGCCGAACATCGTCTTCGCCGACTGCGACGACCTGGACAACGCCGCTCGGCAGGCGGCGATCGGGATATTTTACAACCAGGGCGAGGTATGCACCGCGGCCTCGCGCCTCTTGGTGCAGGACACCATCAAGGACGCCTTCATGGAAAAGGTTCTGGCCACCGCCCAGGCCATGCACCCGGGCGACCCGCTCGATCCCGCGACGCGGATGGGGGCGATGGTCGAGGAAGGCCATATGAAGCGCGTCCTCGACTACATCGAAATCGGAAAGGACGAGGGCGCGCGCCTGTTGTGCGGCGGCGAACGCGTGCTGCACAACAGTGGCGGTTTTTACATCGCCCCCACGGTATTCGACAACGTCGTCAACACCATGCGCATCGCGCGCGAAGAAATTTTCGGGCCGGTTCTGTCCACGCTCACCTTCCGCGACGAGGAAGAGGCGCTGGCCATCGCCAACGACACCACCTTCGGCCTCGCCGCCGGATTGTGGACCTCCAATCTCAAGCGCGCCCACGCCGTCGCGCGGCGTCTGCGCGCGGGCAGCGTGTGGGTCAACTGCTGGGACGGCGGCGATATGACGATGCCCTTCGGCGGCTACAAACAATCGGGCAACGGGCGTGATAAGTCCCTGCATGCACTGGATAAATACACCGAAATCAAGGCAACCTGGTTCGACTTCGGCGAAGGGTGA
- a CDS encoding cupin domain-containing protein, whose translation MSSDIGARLKAVRSIYNLSQRELARLAGVTNSTISLIEQNKVSPSIDSLKKVLSGFSMSLITFLTLDLDVEEKVFYAEDELVAFDDNGTTLRLVGAMRKHRALRFLHETYIPGAHSGEKLLSSDGEEAGIVIKGKVELTVGHKVRVLEEGEAYYIDTKTPHRFRNTSDAECVVVSAATPPSF comes from the coding sequence ATGAGCAGCGATATCGGCGCACGCCTCAAGGCGGTGCGCTCCATTTACAACCTATCCCAACGAGAATTGGCGCGTCTCGCCGGCGTGACCAACAGCACCATCTCGTTGATCGAGCAAAACAAGGTCAGCCCGTCGATCGATTCATTAAAAAAAGTCCTTAGCGGGTTTTCGATGTCGCTGATTACGTTTTTAACCCTCGATTTAGATGTTGAGGAGAAAGTGTTCTACGCCGAGGACGAACTGGTGGCGTTCGACGACAACGGCACGACGTTGCGCCTGGTCGGGGCGATGCGCAAACACCGCGCCCTGCGTTTCCTTCATGAAACCTACATCCCAGGCGCGCATTCGGGCGAGAAACTGCTGTCCTCCGACGGCGAGGAAGCGGGCATCGTCATCAAGGGAAAGGTCGAACTCACCGTCGGGCATAAAGTCCGCGTCCTGGAGGAAGGCGAGGCCTATTACATCGACACCAAGACGCCACACCGCTTTCGCAACACGTCGGACGCGGAATGCGTCGTCGTCAGCGCCGCCACCCCGCCATCTTTCTGA
- a CDS encoding OmpA family protein — MMRNPWRATPFLGGCLGLILVLAACAAPGDGARNAASPQARAIATQPFGAYGASIERLRRARAAHPEDIDLTVALARNLRYAGKADAAAKVLADAPARFAKNGRFLAELGAVRLARGDFSAGLAALKKAEAQTPGDWRVLSSLGVANDLMGAHGPAQAAFAEALKACPDNAAIMNNLAISQALSGRMDDAIVTLRRALALDRHRRQIDANLGVFLDIKGQCPSCGAARLSTLSATFFAPSPTALGEDETCPRSSGKTDAPSSEIKTAPFARLMQKSATPSVNIEVHFRFDSAVLQGGAQGVLDALGRTLLLPALKDVRFEIAGHTDAVGSASYNRVLSELRAEAVKKYLTDHFQITPARLVTRGFGEARLIDPRHPDGAVNRRVQVTRLPRAQDVSSVAAGR; from the coding sequence ATGATGAGAAACCCTTGGCGCGCCACGCCATTCCTTGGGGGCTGTTTGGGGCTTATCCTTGTATTGGCGGCGTGCGCGGCCCCTGGCGACGGGGCGCGGAACGCGGCTTCCCCTCAGGCGCGCGCCATCGCAACGCAACCTTTTGGCGCTTATGGCGCGAGCATCGAACGCTTGCGCCGGGCGCGCGCCGCGCATCCCGAAGATATCGACCTGACGGTGGCGCTTGCGCGCAACCTGCGTTACGCGGGTAAGGCCGATGCCGCGGCCAAGGTGCTGGCCGACGCCCCGGCAAGGTTCGCCAAAAATGGACGATTTTTGGCCGAATTGGGCGCGGTTCGCCTCGCCCGGGGAGATTTTTCTGCAGGTTTGGCGGCGCTCAAAAAGGCCGAGGCGCAAACGCCGGGAGACTGGCGCGTGTTGTCGTCCCTGGGCGTGGCGAACGACCTGATGGGGGCGCACGGTCCCGCCCAGGCGGCGTTCGCCGAGGCGCTTAAGGCGTGTCCCGACAACGCCGCGATTATGAATAATTTGGCGATATCCCAGGCTTTGTCGGGGCGCATGGACGACGCCATCGTAACCTTGCGCCGCGCCTTGGCGTTGGATCGCCACCGCCGCCAAATCGACGCTAATTTAGGCGTATTCCTCGACATCAAGGGGCAATGCCCGAGCTGCGGCGCGGCGCGTCTGAGCACGTTGAGCGCAACATTTTTCGCCCCCTCGCCGACGGCCCTTGGCGAGGATGAGACTTGCCCGCGCAGTTCCGGGAAAACCGACGCGCCATCATCTGAAATCAAGACGGCGCCGTTTGCCCGTCTGATGCAAAAATCGGCGACGCCCTCGGTCAATATTGAGGTTCATTTCCGCTTCGATTCCGCGGTGTTGCAGGGCGGCGCCCAAGGCGTTCTCGACGCCCTGGGACGGACCTTGTTGTTGCCGGCGCTGAAGGACGTCCGCTTTGAAATTGCCGGCCATACCGACGCCGTCGGTTCCGCGTCTTACAATCGGGTGTTGTCCGAATTGCGCGCCGAGGCGGTGAAAAAGTACCTGACCGACCATTTCCAGATCACTCCCGCGCGTTTGGTGACGCGCGGCTTCGGCGAGGCGCGCCTAATCGACCCGCGCCATCCGGACGGCGCGGTCAACCGCCGCGTTCAGGTCACCCGCCTGCCCCGCGCCCAGGATGTTTCTTCGGTGGCGGCGGGGCGATGA
- a CDS encoding malonate--CoA ligase — protein sequence MNANLFALLASRFPQNPDADALLIPDGPTLSYGWLDAQTARYAGLLKKIGVEPGARVCVQIEKSPQNLVLYLACLRAGAVYLPLNTAYTPSEVAYFLGDATPRLLVCDPGKLEALRPIAQEAGVVHVLTLGSDGTGDLSEQANVCAPDPWIYDAKPDDLAAILYTSGTTGRSKGAMLSHANLASNALALHQIWGWRPGDVLIHALPIFHVHGLFVAVHCALLNGSAMWFLPKFDAQTVLGLMDRATVIMGVPTFYTRLLALKNLNRESTAAMRLFISGSAPLLAETSDAFAERTGRRILERYGMTEAGMIASNPLDGDRIPATVGYPLPDVAARITDDRGAPLKAGEIGVLEIKGPNVFKGYWKMPEKTAAEFRPDGFFITGDMATIADDGRISIVGRAKDLIISGGFNVYPKEVEQAIDAIPGVIESAVIGLAHPDFGEAVAAVIVADGSAPLDEPSVLAALKDHLARFKQPKAVFFVEELPRNAMGKVQKGQLRQCYEATFQA from the coding sequence ATGAACGCCAACCTTTTCGCACTGCTCGCCAGCCGCTTTCCGCAAAACCCCGACGCCGACGCCTTGCTGATCCCGGACGGTCCCACGCTGTCCTATGGATGGCTGGACGCGCAAACCGCACGATATGCGGGGCTGCTCAAAAAAATCGGCGTCGAACCGGGGGCGAGGGTCTGTGTACAGATCGAAAAAAGCCCGCAAAACCTGGTATTGTATCTGGCCTGCCTGCGCGCGGGTGCGGTTTACCTGCCGCTCAACACCGCCTACACGCCAAGCGAGGTCGCCTATTTCCTGGGCGACGCCACGCCCCGCCTTCTGGTCTGCGATCCGGGAAAGCTGGAAGCGCTGCGCCCCATCGCCCAAGAGGCCGGGGTCGTCCATGTCCTCACCTTGGGTTCCGACGGGACAGGCGACCTGAGCGAACAAGCGAATGTTTGCGCGCCGGACCCCTGGATATACGACGCCAAACCCGACGACCTCGCCGCGATTTTATACACCTCGGGGACCACCGGGCGCTCCAAGGGGGCGATGTTGAGCCACGCCAATCTGGCGTCGAACGCCCTGGCGTTGCATCAAATCTGGGGTTGGCGTCCCGGCGATGTGTTGATCCACGCCCTACCGATTTTCCACGTCCACGGCCTGTTCGTCGCCGTGCACTGCGCCCTGCTCAACGGCTCGGCGATGTGGTTCCTACCCAAGTTCGACGCCCAAACCGTCCTCGGATTGATGGACCGCGCCACTGTGATCATGGGTGTGCCGACGTTCTACACCCGTCTGCTCGCCCTGAAAAACCTAAACCGCGAGAGCACCGCCGCCATGCGTCTTTTCATTTCCGGCTCGGCCCCGTTGCTGGCGGAAACCTCGGACGCTTTCGCCGAACGCACCGGCCGGCGCATCTTGGAGCGTTATGGCATGACCGAGGCGGGAATGATCGCCTCCAACCCACTCGACGGCGATCGCATCCCCGCCACGGTAGGTTATCCGCTTCCGGACGTCGCCGCGCGCATCACGGATGACCGGGGTGCGCCACTTAAGGCCGGTGAAATCGGCGTGCTCGAAATCAAGGGACCCAACGTGTTCAAGGGCTATTGGAAAATGCCCGAGAAAACCGCCGCAGAGTTCCGCCCCGACGGTTTTTTCATTACCGGCGACATGGCGACGATCGCCGATGACGGACGCATTTCCATCGTCGGGCGGGCCAAGGATTTAATCATTTCCGGAGGCTTCAACGTTTACCCCAAGGAAGTCGAGCAGGCGATCGACGCCATCCCAGGCGTGATCGAATCGGCGGTGATCGGGCTCGCGCACCCCGATTTCGGCGAAGCCGTCGCCGCCGTGATCGTCGCCGACGGAAGTGCTCCGCTGGATGAACCCTCCGTCTTGGCCGCACTAAAAGATCATCTGGCGCGCTTCAAACAACCCAAGGCGGTCTTTTTCGTCGAGGAACTTCCGCGAAATGCGATGGGCAAGGTGCAAAAAGGTCAGTTGCGCCAATGCTACGAAGCCACTTTTCAGGCCTGA